One Castanea sativa cultivar Marrone di Chiusa Pesio chromosome 4, ASM4071231v1 DNA window includes the following coding sequences:
- the LOC142632685 gene encoding uncharacterized protein LOC142632685, producing the protein MIVEGGTTTSCSTRKVRKTYLWMVQNFQLTGWVPKMARINNPLIGFIKEDARRLHHPYDDALVVSIRIGDYNTHRVQVDNGSFADILYYPAFQQMRIGIERLIPIDATLVGFGGTRVYPLEAVTLPVTVGDYPQQITRNVTFLVVDCSSAYNAILGYPTLNWWKAVTSIYHLMIKFPPSMV; encoded by the coding sequence ATGATCGTGGAGGGTGGCACCACGACTTCCTGTTCAACCAGGAAGGTGCGCAAGACCTATCTCTGGATGGTTCAGAATTTCCAGCTGACAGGTTGGGTTCCGAAGATGGCACGCATCAATAACCCATTAATTGGGTTCATAAAGGAGGATGCTCGACGTCTCCATCATCCGTATGATGACGCGCTTGTGGTGAGCATACGAATTGGTGACTACAACACCCACAGGGTCCAAGTGGACAATGGTAGCTTCGCCGATATACTCTACTACCCAGCCTTCCAGCAGATGAGGATTGGGATAGAACGGTTGATTCCAATTGATGCAACACTCGTTGGATTCGGAGGAACTAGAGTGTACCCACTCGAAGCGGTCACCTTGCCCGTCACCGTCGGCGATTACCCTCAACAGATCACCAGGAATGTCACATTCCTGGTAGTAGACTGTTCATCTGCTTACAACGCCATCCTGGGCTACCCTACCCTTAATTGGTGGAAGGCCGTAACCTCTATTTACCAcctgatgatcaagttcccaCCGAGTATGGTGTAG
- the LOC142632686 gene encoding uncharacterized protein LOC142632686, which produces MVSNLEVRENCPSISFLFARLGGSLGVFPNLRGFVSEGSSLGVVLGDLYPLLRESVDWFEDLVKKLRLMSEVRSSDLDTGLSSSDGPMEGDTAVSTFREVRAFHALVEPCGLDSDAVNRFRDRFQFPERVRVRRPTDDDRACSFFPAKRRPKLKSRYKERVEAAITYSQSIDNWDDLVDPRTLAFYNLGPDPSSYVLRSLDIEGKKKMTTKFNKGMYEKMRSKKDEPLSSLGKKVVRVKGKVTSVTPTVSTTPVVSGAETTRTASPATSVEEIPTPASKRPRTSDKEKDAAGSSSIWDDEKLATDRARGVVNAEDLKVLSGSTPAELMGRHIHKLVQVLGEAVHFSAEYQAQEAKVESSLSRIKVLEMENSRLKRELITAMEDVHQYKDEVKKLGDDLKVEQQLVLEKDEQLAAAKEKIKVVASRAIEGFQQTEEYNSVLFSWYFKGFELLRRYCIKHPSGVDLEALDMEEVDKEISADEAALAAAAEAPEDVPDAPVIDAPALDAPAGDDADPVV; this is translated from the exons ATGGTTAGTAATTTAGAGGTTAGGGAAAACtgtccttcaatttcttttctttttgctcgctTAGGGGGGTCATTAGGTGTTTTCCCCAATTTGAGGGGCTTTGTTTCGGAGGGTAGCAGTTTAGGTGTTGTTTTGGGTGATTTATACCCATTGCTCCGAGAGTCCGTCGATTGGTTTGAAGATTTGGTGAAGAAGCTTAGGTTGATGTCagaggttaggtctagtgacctcgatactgggttgtcgtctagcgaCGGTCCTATGGAGGGAGATACGGCCGTCTCGACTTttagagaggttagggctttCCATGCCCTTGTGGAGCCGTGCGGATTAGATTCCGACGCCGTCAATCGGTTTAGGGATAGATTTCAATTTCCAGAGCGGGTCCGTGTTCGTCGCCCCACTGACGATGACAGGGCTTGCTCGTTTTTCCccg CTAAACGAAGACCGAAGTTGAAAAGCAGGTACAAGGAGCGCGTTGAGGCGGCCATCACTTATTCCCAATCCATTGACAATTGGGACGACTTGGTAGACCCGAGGACACTCGCTTTCTACAACCTCGGCCCCGACCCGTCTTCCTACGTCTTACGAAGCCTTGATATCGagggaaagaaga AGATGACGACGAAATTCAACAAGGGCATGTATGAAAAAATGAGGTCCAAGAAAGACGAACCCTTGTCGAGCCTCGGGAAGAAGGTGGTTCGAGTGAAGGGCAAGGTTACTTCCGTTACTCCGACAGTCTCGACCACACCCGTGGTTTCGGGTGCCGAGACGACGAGGACGGCTTCTCCAGCCACTTCGGTAGAAGAAATTCCGACACCCGCTTCCAAGAGGCCTCGCACATCGGACAAAGAAAAGGATGCCGCCGGATCGTCCTCGATTTGGGATGACGAGAAGTTGGCGACGGATCGGGCTCGTGGGGTAGTGAATGCCGAGGACCTGAAGGTGCTTTCAGGTTCGACTCCAGCTGAGTTGATGGGTCGTCATATCCATAAACTCGTCCAG gtgttGGGGGAAGCCGTCCATTTTTCAGCGGAGTATCAAGCTCAGGAGGCCAAGGTCGAGTCTTCGCTTTCTCGGATCAAAGTCCTGGAGATGGAGAACTCGAGGCTGAAGAGGGAGCTGATAACCGCGATGGAGGATGTTCACCAATACAAGGACGAGGTCAAAAAGCTGGGCGACGATCTTAAGGTTGAACAGCAGCTGGTTCTGGAAAAGGACGAGCAGCTCGCAGCCGCGAAGGAAAAAATCAAGGTCGTCGCCTCTAGGGCCATCGAGGGCTTCCAGCAGACTGAAGAGTACAACTCTGTGCTCTTCAGTTGGTACTTTAAGGGGTTTGAGCTCTTGAGGAGGTATTGCATCAAGCATCCTTCCGGGGTGGATCTGGAGGCGCTGGATATGGAGGAGGTCGACAAGGAGATCTCTGCTGACGAGGCTGCCCTAGCCGCCGCCGCCGAAGCCCCTGAGGACGTTCCTGATGCTCCCGTCATCGACGCCCCTGCCCTTGATGCCCCAGCTGGAGACGATGCCGACCCGGTGGTTTGA